A genome region from Triticum aestivum cultivar Chinese Spring chromosome 2B, IWGSC CS RefSeq v2.1, whole genome shotgun sequence includes the following:
- the LOC123041462 gene encoding uncharacterized protein isoform X2, which yields MAILLCCVTSKALAPHTPEVFRQQRSTGISASARPRQIPIGLTTKSWGINPPIRRATQIPAVGGDPGELLVLGANLPIPDFSSWATWLVGAFFLAAPAYWRFRALEDKAEQTAEATIEMVEKVAEAAERIADDVSEVFPGNERLKKAASSVKAVADEIEKDVDKAEHYSIR from the exons ATGGCGATCCTCTTATGTTGTGTTACTTCCAAAGCCTTGGCGCCACACACTCCAGAGGTTTTTCGGCAACAACGGAGCACTGGTATATCTGCATCAGCTCGTCCCCGGCAAATCCCTATCGGCTTAACCACGAAGTCTTGGGGCATCAATCCGCCGATAAGAAGAGCAACACA AATCCCAGCCGTCGGTGGAGACCCCGGAGAACTGCTAGTGCTAGGAGCCAATCTCCCAATACCCGACTTTTCTTCATG GGCCACGTGGCTGGTTGGTGCCTTCTTTCTTGCAGCACCTGCTTACTGGCGATTCAGAGCACTGGAAG ATAAGGCGGAGCAAACAGCAGAGGCAACAATAGAGATGGTCGAGAaggtggccgaggcggcggagAGAATCGCCGACGACGTCTCTGAAGTGTTTCCCGGCAATGAAAGACTCAAGAAGGCAGCATCCAGTGTCAAAGCCGTGGCAGATGAGATCGAGAAGGATGTGGACAAAGCCGAGCACTACTCCATAAG ATAG
- the LOC123041462 gene encoding uncharacterized protein isoform X1 — protein MAILLCCVTSKALAPHTPEVFRQQRSTGISASARPRQIPIGLTTKSWGINPPIRRATQIPAVGGDPGELLVLGANLPIPDFSSWATWLVGAFFLAAPAYWRFRALEDKAEQTAEATIEMVEKVAEAAERIADDVSEVFPGNERLKKAASSVKAVADEIEKDVDKAEHYSIRSMNSCKMSLENSKCSLNILSSCFLFFGQSETFLTKWVIDGLDKDSPGRRYRQSDSSSCCIHAK, from the exons ATGGCGATCCTCTTATGTTGTGTTACTTCCAAAGCCTTGGCGCCACACACTCCAGAGGTTTTTCGGCAACAACGGAGCACTGGTATATCTGCATCAGCTCGTCCCCGGCAAATCCCTATCGGCTTAACCACGAAGTCTTGGGGCATCAATCCGCCGATAAGAAGAGCAACACA AATCCCAGCCGTCGGTGGAGACCCCGGAGAACTGCTAGTGCTAGGAGCCAATCTCCCAATACCCGACTTTTCTTCATG GGCCACGTGGCTGGTTGGTGCCTTCTTTCTTGCAGCACCTGCTTACTGGCGATTCAGAGCACTGGAAG ATAAGGCGGAGCAAACAGCAGAGGCAACAATAGAGATGGTCGAGAaggtggccgaggcggcggagAGAATCGCCGACGACGTCTCTGAAGTGTTTCCCGGCAATGAAAGACTCAAGAAGGCAGCATCCAGTGTCAAAGCCGTGGCAGATGAGATCGAGAAGGATGTGGACAAAGCCGAGCACTACTCCATAAG GTCCATGAACAGTTGCAAAATGAGTCTGGAGAACTCCAAATGCTCTCTCAACATCCTTTCTAGTTGCTTCTTGTTTTTTGGGCAAAGTGAAACCTTTTTGACCAAGTGGGTCAttgatggtcttgacaaagataGCCCCGGAAGAAGATACCGTCAATCAGATAGTAGTTCATGTTGTATTCATGCTAAATGA